Part of the Misgurnus anguillicaudatus chromosome 25, ASM2758022v2, whole genome shotgun sequence genome, GCTCTGGTTCTCGTACCGAATCTTGCTAAGCAAAcattcaaacaggcgctatctttactaatcgactgcagattaaaatataaaaatacattctcaactgaactaatctttaaactacactttgtgaccaagaaacagtaatataaagaaacgtccattgagttattatgagattcaaagcagccaaaagtgttacctgtcattctggccgctctcaaatccgtggcagaagaagtagttcccaaacaaagaggcttttaaaatgttttctagttttcttttttcaaacgtgtgccgtcgaactgttgacTCTCatagtcgtgtgatatagctctatatcatcaagGCTGTATTTgtctctggcctaatcacagccgtgatgatatagagctatatcacactcctactcgagcgatattgcttaaatatataatttaatggtCAAGGGATAAAGGTCTACGATTTTACAAGAATTTGGGAGCAATGGGCTCAGTGAATTTCTGTCCCAAAGCTCTTCTAGGTGGCCACAACATTACAGGTTGAAAGGTCAGCTATCTGTGCAGAACATTTCATACTTCCTTTTACGTAAACTTACATATCTGGGCCCGTATGTATAAAGCCGCTCAGAGTAAAATTTTAGTCTTAACTGTGTCAAAATTCTAAgaatgacgtcattttactcttATTCCTAGACTTAAAAATACGTTTGATTTATAAAGCCTGCTAAGTGTTAAGACTAGGTCTCAGCTCCTAAATTATTTAAGAGAGCTGGAGAGGTCTCTTAACCTAGTTAAGAGTAACAAGGGGGCAGCAGAGAGGCAGAGGATCATGCACTTTACAACAAAAAATTTGTTAGAATTACTTTAATTCAAATATATTTCTATagtacttttgaaaaaaaatattgttgcatTGTTGCAGAGCAGAAAACGTACAATATATACATGTTAGTAGTATATAGACAGTAGATAGAAATTAACATAACATGAAATATAAAGAGTATAAGgtttttatacaatgtatattatattacacaatataattacagtataagatgtatattagtaaaaaaaaaaacatatttaagtgCTAGCACAGTACCAAGAATTTTTATGGGATTATTAAGAGAGCAATTGTATATACTTAAATGGTAtataaatttgaataaaatacactgtaaaaagttaaagttgaatcaaattattgataatgcctaaaaatgtcatgttttttcaacttaaatctttcagtttaagtgaaaaaattaaagttaaaaatgtttaaatattaggtgttaccaattgaagtaagtttTTAAGTAGAGacgcttttacattttaaagtttatgataggtaaataaaataccataaaaatgtaaataaaatctacaATAGCATTATCAACCTCAAAAATTGCGAAGTATATACAAGGTTGCAGTGACATCATTATGTAAAGTGATATTAATAAAGTATAAAACCCTGACCCAAAACATGATGTTAGCAATGTTAGCAGTGAGCAAGCCAAAGAAAGTgacaaagatggcaaaaattaaaactttgtttAAGTGGAGAAGTCCAACTTAACTTGATCATTTTGTTCAGGCttgatcatcaaagtattttttttatctaagtgtttgcaaacttagtcttttctttataaacagcttgtgagtgaaatcaaaagctttttttaaatagcattACGTTTGTATATTTCATTAACATGTTCAAACTTAATCAAAATGGTGCAAAATcgtgtaaaataaatgcatgtacttatttgtaatattgttaaacatttcatttagcaaatttaaattaaaatatttaaatactaatataatttGAATGTCTTCATGATTCATAAATGTATGGTGTCACATGCTGCTGTGACTGTAAAACATTGGCGGCTTTCTATTGGCTGATTCAGAGGTTAAGGGCGgccattttgtgttgaaatcaTTGTAGTCCTAGTTTGCGGCACTTAAGTCAGCACTTAAGAATGAGTCTTacactttactgaaagttgctttcAGCTTCTTTATAAACGTCTTCTATTCTCAGACTGGTCCTACTCCttactaagatttttttgacACTTAAGTCATAGCTTAAGACTAATCTTAAGAGCatttctgagatgttttataCATACGGGCCCTGATCTTTTGTAAACCTTCATATTTCTTAAAAAGAACCATTGACATTTTAATACTCATTTGGACTTCTGCTGACCTGGGTATGCACTTTCTATGCACTTCCTAATTTGCAGAGACACATGATGTTTAATAGACTGAAATATCTCCGTCAAAGCCTTTCTCACAGTTAAACAATCATTAAAACAATTAGAAACATTTCTGAGTAAAATAGcaaatacacatttaaaataaaaataaacaaacaataaaaatatctaCTACACGACATGTTTTATGAATAACAAAAGTTTTGTAGAAATAACAGATTTTGCAATAGTAGGATGTGCTAACAGTTAAGACAGAAGTAAGTTACAGTAAGTATTATCTCAATGTCTAAATCTTAGTTCACGCTGAATCAGACTTATGCATCAGACTGTATGTGATCAACATTATTGCAAAATATAGGGGTGATTTCTCGGACACGACtattttaattatgaaatataacaaacAAGCCTTTCTAAAAATATTAATTGTGTGCCTTTTAATTAACAAAGCCataacaaagggcactgatgtattttaaaatatgtaagttgttttttattttaatttaagactagtctaatccctgggcccgtatgtataaacatctcagaaatgctcttaagaatagtcttaagctatgacttaagtgtcaaaaaattcttagtaaggAGTAGGACCCGTCTGAAAGCAGGAGACGTTTATAAAGAGGCTGAAAGCAAATTTCAGTAAAGTGTAAGACTCATTCTTAAGTGCTGACTTGAGGACTACAATGATTTcaacctaaaatggccgcccttAACCTCTGAATCAGCCAATAGAAAGCCGGCAATGTTATACAGTCACAGCAGCATGTGACACCATACATTTATGAATCATGAAGACATCCAAGTTAtattagtatttaaatattttaatttaaatttgcttcatgaaatgtttaacaatattacaaataagtacatgcatttattttacacgATTTTGCACCATTTTGATTAAGTTTTGACATAATGAAATAGACAAACTTAATactattttaaaaattaagatgATGAATCACATCATTTTGATTTTACTCACGAGCTGTTAATAAAGAAAAGACTAAAGTTTGCAAACACTTAGataaaaatactttgatgatcaaGCCCAAACAAGATGATCAAGTTCAGTTggatttctccacttaaacacatttgtaatttttgccatctttgtcACTTTCACCTTTGGCTTGCTCACTGCTAACATTGCTAACATTATGTTTTGGGTCAGGGTTTTATACTCTATTAATATCACTTTATAGTGTCACTGCAATCTTGTAGATActtcacattttttattgtagatttggtttacattttatggtattttatttaactatcataaactgtaaaatgtaaaagcgGGTCTACTTAAaaacttacttcaattggtaacagctaatatttaaacatttttaacttcaattatttcacttaaactgagaaatttaagttgaaaaaacagtaaattgtaGGCCTTATCAATAATTTGATCCAACTTTAACTTTTAACAGTGTATATTATTCagatttatatacatttaagtataTACCATTGCTGTCTTGATAATCCCATAAATTCTTGGTACTGTGCAAGCACTTGAATAAGTTTCACTAATATACatcttatactgtatattatattgtgtaataCACTTGGTCcagtggagccggggattgaaccacgaaccttccggtttgtagacaacctacatgaaccactaggCCACTACAACAACCACcctataccatttatatttcatgttatattaattcctatctactgtctatatactactaacatgtatatattgtacattttctgctttgcaacaatgcaacaatttttttcaaaagtgctataaaaatacatttgaattaaagtaCTTCTAACACattctttgttgtaaagtgCATGATCTCCCCTTCTCTGCTGCCCTCTTGTTACTCTTAACTAGGTTAAGAGACCTCTCCAGCTCTCTTAAATCATTTAGGAGCTGAGACCTAGTCTTACTTAGGAGGCTTTATAAACCAAACATATTCTTAAGTCTAGGAATaagagtaaaatgacgtcattcTTAGAATTTTGACACAATTAAGACTAAAATTGTACTCTGAGAAGCTTTATACATACATTCGGGATCCTGACATGATGTCAAATATTAGCTTTTATCTTAACACTCTTTCTTTTCCTTACAGTTTACTTTTTTGTAACAGTATGTACATACTtgtattcatacatttttaacaatgaGGTACTTTTTCTATTCTTTACTGCATACCTGATGGAGATTACTTTACAACAAACTGGTAATATAAGGATTTATTCACTGTCtgaaatgattttatttatgcatttcatGTAGGATACTTACACTACCTGCTGAAAAGTGTATGACATACAGTCAATGTCTGCTGCGGGTCACgtcaacaaataaaatacaagtACTGTAGAGGAACACTATTGTTACAACTAGGTCTACTGTTAGGTCTTGATTCAGTGACAGTCATTTTCTTGCAATTTTTTCTGGTACAAAACTAAAGCTATATCAACataaagggccctattttaacaatctcaGCGCATGGCGTAAAGTGCACAGCGCACAGTGTAAAATAATGTATCCAAATCctcttttgctaatttaatgaagGGGAAAATGGTCTATGCGCCTggtgcacagtctaaaagggttgttcctattctcataatgagtaatgggtgtgttttgggcctaatgtgcaataaaccaacaAGAGTCTCATCTCttatcctctttaaaagccagttgcgcggCGTgaaaacgtgaaaatgataactggTCGAGTTGAAActaatcttaaaatatatcagtgcccttTTTTCGCCtcaatgcacacaagtaatgtttttagtaagacatgttgtttaaaactagttatattttctaattaaactaaggcctagtcctggcttaagctaaccACCCCTGGGTGTTTAATGAACTGCCCatgcatgttaaaaaaaaacattgacaaATTTGGGCATCCGTGGGTCCTCCTATTTGAGTTTGGGCTCAACCCCTGATGCATTTAAATTCTCAAGACTCACTCAGTTGTGATCAGATAAACCGTTCACCTGATCTGACTCAACTTCTCTTATATTAATATCAACCTGTATGTGGTGAGTATTCTGCACTTGAACCTCTTCTTTTAAAGATATATAGACATGCATTAGTAAAGTAAATAGTATAATAATTAGTCTTTCCTTTTATAGGCCTAGAAATTATTGGTGTATATAAAGATGATGTGCAGGGGTCCTGttctaaaattataaaattgctttatttttaattttaggtCAAGCCTGCTAGGggtttaatttctttttaattcAGTGGTTAACCAACTATTAAGtgtcaatttaaaatattacatttatgatgttttaattattttcatgcTTTTTTATCTGCAGCAAAATTCTGATGTTAGCAGTTTTCCTCCTCTGTTTGCTGTCTATGACATCAGGATCTGGTAAtgttaacacattttaaatgtattatttagtaaatcatatttttttgcAAAGGCAGAATTTGACTGTTCTACACAAGAGACTTTGCTtcagaacattttctggaaggcattcaacttttgtgaaaatcatgaaaaagaGTTAAATCACTCCAGAAAAACCCCTAAACCTCACAGCTTTCACTTTATGCATGCGTGTCTCCACAGAGCTGCAAGGAAAGAGAGAGGTTATTCTCTTTGCCTACCATAGGGTTGATGTTGATGAGCTTAATGTTTGGATTGAAAAAGACGGAACCATAAGTTTGTATCTTGGTGGTTCTAGTAAAGGAGTGCGTTTTAACTTGCCGCCTCTTAACCTTCTGACACACCTGTGCTTCACCTGGAGCTCATCGACCGGTCTCACTGCCGCTTGGATGAATGGACAACGCACTATTTACCAGAGATACAGAAAAGGTCACACCATCCGTCCCGGTGGCACAGTGATGCTCGGTCAGGATTATGATAAAGTTTCAGATAAATTTGATGCAGAGCAGAGCTTTGTAGGTGAAATTACAGATGTGAACTTGTGGGATGAGGTTCTCACTGCGAAAGAAATCAAGGGGTTATATTCACACAACACTGTTAAAGTGCCAAATGTAATTGATTGGCGCACAGCTGAATTTGACAAATATGGCACTGTGAAAGTGATCCAGGAGGATGTCTGATTTCACACACAGATGTCTTTCTATGAATCAGTTTTAAATATGTTCATCATATACAGAGTCAAATAAAATTTCTTGAACATTACAACTTGAGTGGTTTTGCATCATTTGGAAAAACAGAAGTAAATGATGTATAAGGTGCAGAAATAACAAATGCCGTCATGCTGACAACTGAAGCCTAAAAGCAATACAGAAAGAGGGAATGCATTCATTAATATCATCTAGAGCAGGGGTTTTATGGGGTCCGGAGACTCTTAGGGGGCCACCAAGGGTTTCTAAAGGGGTTCCATATAAAATAagtttatgtatgtgtgcttataAGTAACCTTGTCTCTGGTTGGCATGAAGGACGCCTGGTTGGCATGTCGCTGGATGCCTAAAAGCCTGACTTGTCCTGATCCTCCATCCTGGAGAAATGAAACAGAAAGAAACATCAATATCAGGTTAAACAACATCAACAAAGATCAAATGAACTCTGACAACtctgtttttaattaaaaataacaagtgaattttttttatctcaACAGGTGCAAAAATACAAGAAATTTCACTTGGTACTGAGAAAAATTTGAAATTCAAGCTGACCAACCAAAAAAACATTGCCATGAAAATAAAACCATGAAAATAACCAACTTAACTCATTTCCCAGcagcctttttttgaaaagttgcccgccagaattttttctgctttttacaaaagtttcacaaaaaatcttccaggaaaatgttcctctaaaaatgtataaacatacaaatatgtcAAATGAAGGAAAAGATCCTCTgcctttaaacaaacaataaacaaacaaaacggggaaaaaacGTGTCACCCTATCTATAATCTTGACTCTAAtcttgcaaaaagctgaaataattgcatttttgtgaaggaattttgttagagatcagattcagattatcaaaatatacacaaaatttgGTAATCGCGGTATTTTAGATAATCATAAAAACTCACcaagaacacattttattttcatggcaatgttttttttgtcaaTTGTGGGGAAAGCGATAAAGTGAAAAACTTTTAATTACAAATTAATCTTATATGTTAATATTTGCCATGATCAtacaaatgcattattttatgGTGGGAGATGAGAATAGACATTAGAAAGAAGTAGAAAAAGGTTGGCAAATCATTGCattctttattttactttataaataactttatttagaattggggtttgtaAAAATTTTTAGTACAACATACTGTATTTtatgttgcttgttttataaGGCAACTGGTGCacagtaaaaaatatgcaacagTTTTgccaaatcaacatatatttttatgctacttaacttaaaaattgaagttaaacaatttcaaatttactttatatatgtcaacttatcacaaccaaaacataaaatagtaggttgaattgactggcaaaaccaagttttttttaactttgctgcatttttttacagtatgtgcatAGTATGTAAACTGTGTTAACATTAGCAAGTAGATAACATACGACATGTTTTATACAGAATGAATAACAAAAGTGTTGTAGAAATAACAGATTTTGCAATAGTATGATGTGCTAACAGTTAAGACAGAAGTAAGTTACAGTAAGTATTATCTCAATATTTAAATCTTAGTTTACACTGAATCAGACTTATGCATCAGACTGTATGTGATCAACCTTATTGCAAAATATAGGGGTGATTTCTCGGACAGGACACGGCCttatttaattatgaaatataacaaacatgccttactaaaaacattacttgtgtatctttgaggcaaaacaaagggcactgatgtatatTAAGATATGtccgtgcaagttgttttcaggtTGGAAACAAAGTAGAAGAGCGACAGACTGTCAGTCACCGGAGAAATGGATTATGTGCCCAGTTTCTGTCGGATTTGTACACACTTTATCATTTTATAGACTAGTAACCAAGTCCAAAAATCCCTTTTGGTGATGTCACAGTCCTGTACATACAGATGACAACAAGATTCATTATTACATTTAATTGTTAAATTGTCTCTAAGTCACTCCTAAA contains:
- the LOC141362188 gene encoding C-reactive protein-like — its product is MRVSTELQGKREVILFAYHRVDVDELNVWIEKDGTISLYLGGSSKGVRFNLPPLNLLTHLCFTWSSSTGLTAAWMNGQRTIYQRYRKGHTIRPGGTVMLGQDYDKVSDKFDAEQSFVGEITDVNLWDEVLTAKEIKGLYSHNTVKVPNVIDWRTAEFDKYGTVKVIQEDV